In Salminus brasiliensis chromosome 24, fSalBra1.hap2, whole genome shotgun sequence, one genomic interval encodes:
- the LOC140547190 gene encoding uncharacterized protein yields the protein MNNEVFSRLKSEADSASSKVSIITRKENPFLTPHGKKRTEEEESDKEGGGRAVVPNRYTDDLARRRAQSRTGPQRDPRQSLVQTAITQSDLEKWQRLSLNTENSEASPAEVSIITHKDNTFLTPEKVREREDEKKYDNEGETEEKGRAVVPNVQKDDLARRRGQTVAIPQQDPRLTLIQTAITQSDLEKWQRLKMSTESRCLTACLYL from the exons ATGAATAATGAGGTGTTCTCACGCCTGAAAAG CGAGGCTGACTCTGCCTCCTCTAAAGTGTCAATTATAACCCGTAAAGAGAACCCCTTTCTCACTCCTCATGGGAAAAAGAGgactgaggaagaggagagtgATAAGGAGGGAGGGGGGCGGGCAGTGGTGCCAAACCGGTATACAGACGACCTGGCCAGAAGAAGAGCTCAGAGCAGGACCGGCCCACAAAGAGACCCCCGTCAGTCTCTGGTTCAAACAGCCATCACTCAGTCTGACCTTGAGAAGTGGCAGAGGCTTTCGTTGAACACTGAAAACAG CGAGGCCTCCCCTGCTGAGGTGTCAATCATAACTCATAAGGACAACACCTTCCTGACACCTGaaaaagtgagggagagagaggatgagaagaAGTATGATAatgagggagagacagaggaaaaAGGGAGGGCAGTGGTGCCTAATGTACAGAAAGATGACCTTGCCAGGAGGCGTGGCCAAACGGTTGCCATCCCACAGCAGGACCCTCGACTGACGCTGATTCAGACCGCCATCACTCAGTCAGACTTGGAGAAGTGGCAGAGGCTCAAGATGAGCACAGAGAGCAGGTGCCTGACCGCTTGCCTTTACCTTTGA